A single Lolium perenne isolate Kyuss_39 chromosome 6, Kyuss_2.0, whole genome shotgun sequence DNA region contains:
- the LOC127305441 gene encoding uncharacterized protein, with the protein MTSIYSCPITPSVDHLRLRRKSPAAAKSEHCSQPREPLQNATIKSRGWSAMAAIETPSLSHQRYSAAAFRQGALADGGWPRRHEAVGASISAGSCRVASRKTPDRRAMLGSDGIWEFWPMWLLIFLAHKSKYSPLRREMPDNYLAIGKLVNWEETSMTHALLMLKTQEAQANF; encoded by the exons ATGACATCCATCTACTCTTGCCCCATCACCCCCTCCGTTGACCACCTCCGGCTCCGTCGCAAGAGCCCCGCCGCCGCCAAGTCCGAACACTGCTCGCAGCCGAGGGAGCCCCTACAGAACGCCACCATCAAGTCGCGCGGGTGGTCCGCAATGGCTGCCATCGAGACACCAAGTTT ATCCCATCAAAGATACTCAGCAGCTGCCTTCAGGCAAGGCGCTTTGGCGGACGGCGGGTGGCCTCGGAGGCATGAGGCTGTGGGTGCGTCCATATCCGCCGGCAGCTGTAGAGTGGCTTCGAGAAAGACGCCAGATCGAAGGGCTATGCTG GGGAGCGACGGCATCTGGGAATTTTGGCCGATGTGGCTCCTTATTTTTCTG GCACACAAATCAAAGTACTCACCATTGCGGAGAGAAATGCCTGACAATTATTTGGCAATTGGAAAATTGGTCAATTGGGAGGAAACCAGCATGACACATGCACTCTTGATGCTCAAGACTCAAGAGGCACAAGCCAACTTCTAG